A window of the Aquarana catesbeiana isolate 2022-GZ linkage group LG05, ASM4218655v1, whole genome shotgun sequence genome harbors these coding sequences:
- the LOC141145547 gene encoding LOW QUALITY PROTEIN: E3 ubiquitin/ISG15 ligase TRIM25-like (The sequence of the model RefSeq protein was modified relative to this genomic sequence to represent the inferred CDS: inserted 1 base in 1 codon), translating into MASAGLRQELDCSICLTTYTDPVNLRCGHNFCQVCIDGVLDTQEGSGGYSCPQCREEFQDRPVLQRNITLRNIVEAFRSTQLEEGKTGIFCTYCIHSPVPAVKSCLHCEAFLCDNHLRVHSTSPEHVLTDPTTSMENRKCSIHRELLKYYCPEDSACICVSCRLDGEHRGHKVETLDEASEKKKQKLRNVLQKLMTEREETEKRVQSLQDRRRKVQEKSAGLTERVTALFIELRRQLEDLEKRVLRNISSQEERISLSDLIHQLEIKKEDLSRKMEDIEELCNMTDPLTVLQESDTGNLCDTQEGDDEDRERHDRLLHDGGDLDVSGISHTLHTGLSDMIKGVNVFFYIQEASDILLDVNTAHNNLLISDDMKTVSRSDIEQNRPETPERFQLCLQVLSSQRFSSGRHYWEVDVSESEDCSVGMCYPSIERRGGGVQSLIGNNKKSWGLWRYSGVCFLFHDNKPIRISPNLSSNRVRIYVDYEAGQLSFYDLCDPXQTPPHLHHHLH; encoded by the exons ATGGCGTCTGCTGGTTTGAGACAGGAGCTGGACTGTTCCATCTGTCTGACCACatatacagatcctgtaaacctgagatgtggacacaattTCTGCCAGGTCTGTATTGATGgtgtgttggatacacaggagggatctggaggttattcctgtcctcagtgcagagaagagttccaggatcggcctgtgctgcagaggaacataacactacgtaacatagtggaggcTTTCCGATCTACTCAGCTGGAAGAAGGGAAGACTGGAAtcttctgtacatactgtattcactctcctgtacctgctgttaaatCCTGTCTTCATTGTGAAGCTTTTCTGTGTGATAATCACCTGAGAGTTCACAGCACGTCACCAGAACATGTCCTAACTGATCCCACCACTTCCATGGAGAACAGAAAATGCTCCATCCATAGAGAACTTCTTAAATATTACTGCCCTGAGGACTCtgcctgtatctgtgtgtcctgcaggcTGGATGGAGAACACCGGGGACACAAGGTGGAGACTTTGGATGAGGCCTCTGAGAAGAAGAAACAGAAACTgagaaatgttctgcagaaactgatgacagagagagaggagacggagaaaagagtccagagtttgcaggatcgcaggagaaaagtacaagaaaaatcagctggtctaacagagagagtcactgccctgttcatAGAGCTCAGGAGACAACTggaggacctggagaagagagtcctgaggaacATCTCCAGCCAGGAAGAGCGGATCTCATTGTCTGATCTGATCCAtcagctggaaataaagaaggaggatctgtccaggaagatggaggacattgaggagctgtgtaacatgactgacccgctgactgtcctacaggaatcagacacagggaaCTTATGTGATACTCAGGagggagatgatgaggacagagagagacatgatagactcctccatgatggaggggatctggatgtgtctggaatctcacacacattacacacagggttATCTGATATGATAAAAGGGGtaaatgtattcttctatatacagGAAGcttcagacatattactggatgtgaacACAGCTCATAATAATCTACTGATATCAGATGACATgaaaactgtatccaggtcagatatagagcagaatcgtccagaaacaccGGAGAGATTTCAGTTATGTTTGCAGGTATTAAGCAGTCAGAGATTTTCCTCGGggcgacattactgggaagtggatgtcagtGAGTCAGAAGATTGCAGCGTTGGGATGTGTTAtcccagtatagagaggagaggaggaggagtgcaGTCACTGATTGGaaataataagaagtcctggggttTGTGGAGGTATAGCGGTGTGTGTTTTCTATTTCATGACAATAAACCAATCAGAATATCTCCCAATCTCTCCAGTAATAGAGTCAGGATCTatgtggattatgaggccgggcagctgtccttttatgatctgtgtgacc atcagacacctccacaccttcaccaccaccttcactga